One region of Culex pipiens pallens isolate TS chromosome 2, TS_CPP_V2, whole genome shotgun sequence genomic DNA includes:
- the LOC120413514 gene encoding uncharacterized protein LOC120413514 — protein sequence MDKPVVLVVSVDASVKPEDVIGRVRKAPATEGTVVLADGLAGHCYHIRTKYYETDVVFCGWPGGKELGEVPEAILKQLEGILIYFDARDRDFLKRLPEYAAFVTEADIEFGILLCAELQEEVDQGITYREAKKFCNVLDVIELDPRAGGAGGGGGAEAGKEDETTEGAGEEDPEDERRIEEELMGFEKLLTQVMQFRPNTSSWTRNERLAYAQEFAEFFDELIGEED from the exons ATGGACAAACCCGTGGTGCTGGTCGTGTCGGTGGACGCGTCCGTCAAGCCGGAAGATGTGATTGGCCGCGTGCGGAAGGCTCCGGCGACGGAGGGCACGGTTGTGCTTGCGGACGGACTCGCCGGCCACTGCTATCACATCCGGACCAAGTACTACGAAACCGATGTGGTGTTTTGTGGCTGGCCGGGCGGGAAAGAGCTCGGTGAAGTGCCGGAGGCCATTCTGAAACAGCTGGAAGGAATTTTGATCTACTTTGATGCTCGCGATCGGGACTTTTTGAAGCGACTGCCGGAGTACGCGGCTTTTGTTACGGAGGCGGATATTGAGTTTGGGATTTTGCTGTGCGCGGAGTTGCAGGAGGAGGTGGACCAGGGAATTACGTACCGGGAGGCGAAGAAGTTCTGCAACGTGCTGGACGTGATCGAGCTGGATCCGCGG GCGGGGGGAGCTGGTGGTGGGGGTGGCGCTGAAGCAGGGAAGGAGGACGAAACGACGGAAGGGGCGGGCGAGGAAGATCCGGAAGATGAACGGCGGATTGAGGAAGAGCTGATGGGATTCGAGAAGTTGCTAACCCAGGTCATGCAGTTCCGGCCGAATACGAGCTCGTGGACGAGGAACGAGCGGTTGGCGTACGCGCAGGAGTTTGCAGAGTTCTTTGACGAGCTGATAGGGGAAGAGGATTAA